The Pedobacter roseus genome contains a region encoding:
- a CDS encoding tRNA-binding protein: MEQITWDDFEKVELRVGTILEAFEFPEARRPAYKVKVDFGEFGIKMSSAQITKHYTLEELPGKQIVGVINFPKKQIGKFMSEFLVTGFADENGDIVLTAVQSKVPNGSKLV; the protein is encoded by the coding sequence ATGGAACAGATTACCTGGGATGATTTCGAAAAAGTAGAATTAAGGGTGGGCACGATATTAGAGGCTTTCGAATTTCCTGAAGCCCGCAGACCCGCCTATAAAGTAAAAGTAGATTTTGGCGAATTTGGCATTAAAATGAGTAGCGCACAGATTACCAAACATTATACACTGGAAGAGTTGCCAGGCAAACAGATTGTTGGGGTGATCAACTTTCCTAAAAAGCAGATTGGCAAGTTTATGTCTGAGTTTTTGGTTACGGGTTTTGCCGACGAAAATGGTGACATCGTATTAACTGCTGTGCAGAGCAAAGTGCCTAATGGAAGTAAGCTGGTTTAG
- a CDS encoding nucleoside deaminase, which yields MSFYNFEDANPEEEDIHYMKLALEEAKKALAEDEIPIGAIVVSKNRIIGRGYNLTERFNDVTAHAEMQAFTSAAQTIGGKYLKDCTLYVTIEPCVMCAGASYWTQIGRIVYGAREEKRGFISKNANLLHPKTVLKGGVLAEECGALMKGFFAEKR from the coding sequence ATGAGTTTTTATAATTTCGAAGATGCCAATCCCGAGGAAGAAGACATTCATTACATGAAACTGGCTTTGGAGGAAGCGAAAAAAGCTTTAGCTGAAGATGAGATTCCGATCGGGGCCATTGTGGTAAGTAAAAACAGGATTATTGGCCGCGGATACAATCTGACCGAGCGATTTAACGATGTTACCGCACATGCTGAAATGCAGGCTTTTACCTCAGCAGCCCAAACCATTGGCGGGAAATATTTAAAAGATTGTACGCTGTATGTAACGATAGAACCCTGCGTTATGTGTGCCGGCGCCAGTTACTGGACCCAGATTGGCCGGATTGTTTATGGTGCCCGAGAAGAAAAAAGAGGTTTTATTTCGAAAAATGCAAATCTACTCCATCCTAAAACTGTGCTAAAAGGCGGCGTACTGGCTGAAGAGTGCGGAGCGTTGATGAAGGGTTTCTTTGCGGAGAAGAGGTAG
- a CDS encoding superoxide dismutase yields MAFELPALHYATDALEPHIDKTTMEIHHDKHHQAYVTNLNKALEGKPEATSSIEEIVKNISKFPAAVRNNGGGHYNHSLFWNILGPNKGGEPTGDLAKAINETFGSFAELKTKLQEAGATRFGSGWAWLSVGADKKLQVSSTPNQDNPLMDIAEVKGTPILGIDVWEHAYYLKYQNKRPDYLAAIWNVVNWDAVAELYKKAL; encoded by the coding sequence ATGGCTTTTGAATTACCTGCGTTACATTACGCAACCGATGCATTAGAACCGCATATCGATAAAACTACGATGGAGATCCACCACGATAAACATCACCAGGCTTACGTTACCAACTTAAACAAAGCGTTAGAAGGTAAACCAGAAGCAACTTCGAGCATCGAGGAAATTGTAAAAAACATTTCAAAATTCCCTGCTGCTGTTAGAAACAATGGTGGTGGTCACTATAACCACTCTTTATTCTGGAACATTTTAGGCCCGAATAAAGGCGGTGAGCCAACTGGCGATTTAGCTAAAGCAATTAACGAAACTTTCGGTTCGTTTGCTGAGCTTAAAACTAAATTACAAGAAGCTGGTGCTACCCGTTTCGGTTCAGGCTGGGCCTGGTTATCAGTTGGTGCTGATAAAAAACTTCAGGTTTCTTCTACTCCAAACCAGGATAATCCATTAATGGATATTGCTGAAGTAAAAGGAACTCCAATTTTAGGTATCGATGTTTGGGAACATGCATATTACTTAAAATACCAGAACAAACGTCCGGATTACTTAGCAGCAATCTGGAATGTAGTGAACTGGGATGCAGTTGCAGAACTTTACAAAAAGGCTTTGTAA
- a CDS encoding hydrogen peroxide-inducible genes activator, whose amino-acid sequence MTLVQLEYIVAVDTYRSFVTAADKCFVTQPTLSMQVQKLEELISVKIFDRSKQPVSPTEIGAQIIAQARIILQESGKIKELISSQQQDVLGELRIGVIPTVAPYLLPEVISAMLEKYPELKLLIWEYTTEDIIHHLKTGVLDCGILATPLTDPNISETPLYYENFVSYISKNSKLYKKKAVDAEDLNDENIWLLNEGHCMRNQVLNICRSTKNNRLQGLEYNTGSVETLVRMVDLNGGATLLPELAIAELNAKQTSKIRHFKSPEPVREISLVTHKNFIKKRMLNALKDEILEIIPKAMKQKKKKDIVGI is encoded by the coding sequence ATGACTTTAGTTCAGTTAGAATATATTGTTGCTGTTGATACCTATAGAAGTTTTGTAACTGCTGCCGATAAGTGTTTTGTAACCCAGCCTACCTTAAGTATGCAGGTGCAGAAACTGGAAGAATTAATCAGTGTTAAAATTTTCGATCGGAGTAAACAACCTGTAAGTCCTACGGAAATCGGTGCACAGATTATTGCGCAGGCCAGAATCATCTTACAAGAAAGTGGAAAAATAAAAGAGTTGATCAGCAGCCAGCAGCAGGATGTTTTAGGCGAATTGAGAATTGGGGTAATTCCAACGGTTGCGCCTTACTTATTACCAGAGGTAATTTCGGCCATGCTGGAGAAATATCCTGAGCTGAAACTTTTAATCTGGGAATATACCACTGAAGATATTATTCATCATTTAAAAACAGGTGTATTGGACTGCGGAATTTTGGCTACGCCTTTAACCGATCCGAATATTAGCGAAACGCCATTATATTATGAGAATTTTGTAAGCTACATCAGCAAAAACAGCAAACTGTATAAAAAGAAAGCGGTTGATGCTGAAGACCTGAACGATGAAAATATCTGGTTGTTAAACGAAGGCCATTGTATGCGTAACCAGGTTTTGAATATCTGCCGTTCTACAAAAAATAACCGTTTACAGGGTTTAGAATATAATACCGGAAGTGTAGAAACTTTGGTGAGAATGGTCGATTTAAACGGTGGAGCAACATTGCTGCCGGAGTTAGCCATTGCAGAATTAAATGCCAAGCAGACCAGTAAAATCCGTCATTTTAAATCTCCGGAACCGGTGCGCGAGATCAGTTTAGTTACACACAAAAACTTCATCAAGAAACGGATGCTTAATGCTTTAAAAGACGAGATTTTAGAAATTATCCCCAAAGCAATGAAGCAAAAAAAGAAAAAGGATATTGTTGGGATTTAA
- a CDS encoding glycoside hydrolase family 130 protein, whose protein sequence is MNKIALRLFFLIVFLPLAFATNAQGLLPEWALGPFIRPENVNPIISPKTESLFFDPMSKQKIAWEAGDVFNPAAVEYKNKVYILYRGEDRSGIGIGKRTSRIGIAESSDGIKMKRNPEPVLYPDEDNQKASEWPGGCEDPRIAVTAEGLYVMMYTQWNRNIFRLAVATSKDLKHWTKHGAAFNKAYNGKFQDFKCKSGSIVTKVENGKQVIAKINGKYMMYWGEHFMNIATSVDLINWEPALNAEGDLDLIVKPRKNYFDSDLTECGPPAIVTDKGILVLYNGKNRSDAERDTNYVTNTYSAGQVLFDLKNPSKVIARLDQPFFVPTAPFEKSGQYPSGTVFIEGLVYFKKKWFLYYGCADSQVAVAIYDPAAKK, encoded by the coding sequence ATGAACAAAATCGCTTTACGCCTATTTTTTCTTATAGTTTTTCTTCCGCTGGCCTTTGCAACAAATGCCCAGGGTCTATTACCCGAATGGGCACTAGGACCTTTTATACGACCGGAAAATGTTAATCCCATTATTTCGCCAAAAACCGAAAGTCTTTTCTTCGACCCAATGAGCAAACAAAAAATTGCCTGGGAAGCGGGCGATGTATTTAATCCGGCAGCTGTCGAATACAAAAATAAAGTATATATACTTTATCGCGGAGAAGACCGCTCAGGTATTGGTATTGGCAAGCGTACCTCGAGAATAGGCATTGCCGAAAGTAGTGATGGCATTAAAATGAAAAGGAATCCGGAGCCGGTGCTCTATCCTGATGAAGACAATCAGAAAGCATCCGAATGGCCGGGTGGTTGCGAAGACCCGCGAATTGCAGTAACCGCAGAAGGATTGTATGTAATGATGTATACCCAATGGAACCGAAATATATTTCGGTTGGCTGTAGCCACTTCCAAAGACCTGAAACACTGGACTAAACACGGTGCTGCATTTAATAAGGCCTATAATGGCAAATTTCAGGATTTCAAATGCAAATCTGGTTCTATTGTAACCAAGGTAGAAAATGGTAAACAGGTAATTGCCAAAATAAACGGCAAATATATGATGTACTGGGGCGAACATTTCATGAATATTGCCACTTCGGTCGATCTTATTAACTGGGAACCTGCTTTAAATGCGGAAGGTGATTTAGATTTAATTGTGAAACCCCGAAAAAATTACTTTGATAGCGACCTGACCGAATGCGGTCCACCAGCAATTGTTACCGATAAAGGTATTTTAGTTTTATACAATGGTAAAAACAGGAGCGATGCCGAAAGAGACACCAATTATGTGACCAATACCTATTCGGCCGGGCAGGTGTTATTCGATCTGAAAAATCCCTCAAAAGTAATAGCACGGCTCGATCAACCCTTTTTCGTGCCTACTGCACCTTTTGAAAAAAGTGGCCAATACCCGTCAGGAACGGTTTTTATCGAAGGGCTGGTTTATTTCAAAAAGAAATGGTTTTTATATTACGGCTGTGCCGATAGCCAGGTGGCAGTAGCAATTTATGATCCTGCTGCTAAAAAATAA
- the fcl gene encoding GDP-L-fucose synthase codes for MEKEAKIYIAGHRGMVGSAIYRKLQKEGYANIITKTSDELDLRNQQAVTDFFAEEKPDYVFLAAAKVGGIVANNTYRADFLYENLAIQNNVIHHAYLNNVMKLMFLGSSCIYPKMAPQPLKEDYLLTGTLEHTNEPYAIAKIAGIKMCDAYRDQYGCNFISVMPTNLYGFNDNYHPQNSHVLPALIRKVHEAKANNEKEVVVWGSGSPMREFLFADDLADACYFLMQNYNEPNLINIGTGHDLTIKDLALLIKEVLGFEGELVFDASKPDGTPRKLMDVSKLHNLGWKHKIELPEGIAMAYQDFESRY; via the coding sequence GTGGAAAAAGAAGCTAAGATATACATTGCAGGTCACCGTGGCATGGTGGGGTCGGCCATTTACCGTAAACTGCAAAAAGAAGGTTACGCAAATATCATCACCAAAACTTCAGATGAACTGGATTTGCGCAACCAGCAGGCGGTTACTGATTTCTTTGCTGAAGAAAAACCGGATTATGTTTTTCTTGCGGCAGCAAAAGTTGGCGGTATTGTAGCGAACAATACTTACAGGGCCGATTTTCTGTACGAAAATTTGGCCATCCAGAATAATGTGATCCATCATGCATACTTAAATAACGTTATGAAACTGATGTTTTTAGGATCAAGCTGCATTTACCCGAAAATGGCACCACAGCCTTTAAAAGAAGATTACCTTTTAACCGGAACTTTAGAGCATACTAACGAGCCTTATGCCATTGCAAAAATTGCGGGTATTAAAATGTGCGATGCCTACCGCGATCAGTATGGTTGTAATTTTATTTCAGTAATGCCGACCAATTTATATGGTTTTAATGATAATTACCATCCTCAAAACTCGCATGTTTTGCCGGCTTTGATCCGAAAGGTGCATGAGGCAAAAGCGAACAACGAAAAAGAGGTGGTGGTTTGGGGATCGGGTTCGCCAATGCGCGAGTTTTTATTTGCAGATGACCTGGCAGATGCCTGTTATTTTCTGATGCAGAATTATAATGAACCTAACCTGATCAACATTGGTACCGGGCACGATTTAACGATTAAAGACCTCGCTTTATTAATTAAAGAGGTATTGGGTTTTGAAGGCGAATTGGTATTCGATGCCAGCAAACCCGACGGTACGCCACGTAAATTAATGGATGTTAGCAAGCTTCATAATTTAGGTTGGAAACATAAAATTGAATTGCCTGAAGGCATTGCAATGGCTTATCAGGATTTTGAAAGCCGATACTAG
- the trmB gene encoding tRNA (guanosine(46)-N7)-methyltransferase TrmB — translation MGKDKLRRFAEIETFANVYQLDAGKALKGNWASAHFKNENPIVLELACGKGEYSVNLARLFPDKNFIGVDYKGNRIWRGAKTAIEDGIDNVAFLRIQIENILDYFNEGEIDEIWITFPDPQPQDSREKKRLTFPAFLNRYKLVLKAGGNVNLKTDNDQLYAYTCEKVAELDLPVHKNTDHLYTSDLVDEVLSIKTYYEKKYLLHDKNINYIQFSFE, via the coding sequence TTGGGTAAAGATAAACTTAGGCGTTTTGCAGAAATCGAAACATTTGCAAACGTATATCAATTAGACGCAGGAAAGGCCTTAAAAGGGAATTGGGCTTCAGCACATTTTAAAAACGAAAATCCAATTGTGCTCGAACTGGCATGTGGAAAAGGTGAGTATTCGGTAAATCTGGCCAGGTTGTTTCCTGACAAGAATTTTATAGGTGTTGATTATAAGGGCAACCGCATCTGGCGTGGTGCTAAAACCGCTATAGAAGATGGGATTGATAATGTTGCTTTTTTAAGAATACAGATTGAAAACATCCTTGATTATTTTAATGAAGGAGAAATTGATGAAATCTGGATTACCTTCCCGGATCCGCAACCACAGGATAGCAGAGAGAAAAAACGTTTAACGTTCCCTGCGTTTTTGAACAGGTATAAACTGGTTTTAAAAGCTGGTGGCAACGTTAATTTAAAAACGGATAACGATCAGTTATATGCTTATACCTGCGAAAAAGTTGCAGAATTAGACTTACCAGTGCATAAAAACACCGATCATTTATACACTTCGGATCTGGTTGACGAAGTACTATCGATCAAAACCTATTACGAGAAAAAATACTTATTACACGATAAAAATATTAACTATATTCAATTTTCTTTTGAATAA
- a CDS encoding MGMT family protein — MDTNFYEQVYEIARLIPKGRVTSYGAIAKSLGAAKSSRMVGHAMLYAGSAYPKVPAHRVVNSSGLLTGKFHFKPPELMEKLLRKEGVEVNNDKVVNFKKVFWNPLEEINLD; from the coding sequence ATGGATACCAATTTTTATGAACAGGTTTATGAAATTGCCCGCTTAATTCCGAAAGGAAGGGTAACTTCCTATGGGGCAATTGCCAAAAGTTTAGGTGCTGCTAAATCATCGCGAATGGTTGGCCACGCCATGCTTTATGCCGGCTCAGCTTATCCCAAAGTACCTGCTCACCGCGTAGTAAACAGCAGTGGACTGCTTACCGGAAAATTTCATTTTAAACCACCCGAACTAATGGAAAAGCTGTTAAGAAAGGAAGGGGTAGAGGTTAATAACGATAAGGTGGTCAATTTTAAAAAGGTATTCTGGAACCCGCTGGAAGAAATCAACCTCGATTGA
- a CDS encoding carboxymuconolactone decarboxylase family protein — translation MGKLVEEFNGYREKMNDRIMETANTNIKRFFALDTTSYADGALDVKTKEMLGLVASMVLRCDDCIKYHLGKCFDAGVNSDEMNEIFMIANLVGGSIVIPHYRRAVEYWDELSSSPES, via the coding sequence ATGGGAAAGTTAGTAGAAGAATTTAATGGCTATCGTGAAAAAATGAACGATAGGATTATGGAAACGGCGAACACAAATATCAAACGTTTTTTTGCTTTAGATACCACTTCCTATGCTGATGGCGCCTTGGATGTTAAAACAAAAGAAATGCTGGGTCTGGTAGCCTCAATGGTGCTGCGTTGCGATGACTGTATTAAATATCATTTGGGCAAATGCTTTGACGCAGGTGTAAACAGCGACGAAATGAACGAGATTTTTATGATTGCCAATCTTGTGGGCGGCAGTATTGTAATTCCTCATTATAGAAGAGCAGTTGAGTATTGGGACGAGTTGAGTTCTAGTCCAGAGTCTTAA
- a CDS encoding four helix bundle protein, producing MGKFRELIAYKKGFALFMDIFNLTKDFPKSEQYSLVDQIRRSSRSVCSSIAEAYKKRRYPNHFISKLSDADMENGETQVWLDVALACNYISEEKFNYLDAQCEEISKLLIFMISHPAKFA from the coding sequence ATGGGAAAATTTAGAGAATTAATCGCTTATAAAAAAGGATTTGCTCTTTTCATGGACATCTTTAATTTAACTAAAGACTTCCCTAAATCAGAGCAATACAGCTTGGTGGATCAGATCCGCAGATCTTCAAGATCTGTTTGCAGCAGCATCGCTGAAGCCTATAAAAAAAGGAGGTACCCGAATCATTTTATCAGTAAACTATCTGATGCAGATATGGAAAATGGTGAAACGCAAGTTTGGTTAGATGTAGCGCTCGCCTGTAATTATATCTCTGAAGAAAAATTCAATTATTTGGATGCTCAATGTGAAGAAATAAGTAAATTATTAATTTTCATGATTAGCCATCCTGCAAAATTCGCATAA
- a CDS encoding DNA-3-methyladenine glycosylase I codes for MTQDSGLKTKDSVVRCSWAGTDPLYIKYHDEEWGKPVYDDKILFEFLILEGAQAGLSWITILRRRENYRKAFAGFDVKKVAAFTVKDVERLMNDEGIIRNRLKVNGAITNAKLFIEVQKEFGSFSKYLWSFVSDGKPILNHIEKMSDVPPRTELSDRISKDMKKRGFKFFGTTICYAHMQATGMVNDHLLNCCAR; via the coding sequence ATGACTCAAGACTCTGGACTAAAGACTAAGGACTCCGTAGTACGCTGTTCCTGGGCTGGCACCGATCCGCTCTACATCAAATATCACGATGAAGAATGGGGGAAGCCGGTTTACGATGATAAAATTTTATTCGAGTTTTTAATACTGGAAGGTGCACAGGCTGGTTTGAGCTGGATAACCATTCTCCGCAGGCGCGAAAATTACCGTAAGGCTTTTGCCGGTTTCGATGTTAAAAAAGTGGCTGCCTTTACCGTAAAAGATGTGGAGAGGTTAATGAACGATGAAGGCATTATCCGCAACCGCTTAAAGGTAAATGGAGCCATTACCAACGCCAAATTGTTTATCGAAGTGCAGAAAGAATTCGGGAGTTTCTCTAAGTACTTATGGAGTTTTGTATCAGATGGCAAACCCATTTTAAATCATATCGAAAAAATGAGCGACGTTCCACCACGCACCGAACTCTCAGACAGAATCAGTAAAGACATGAAAAAGCGTGGCTTTAAGTTTTTTGGCACCACAATATGTTATGCACACATGCAGGCCACCGGAATGGTTAACGATCATTTATTAAATTGCTGTGCAAGATAA
- the polA gene encoding DNA polymerase I gives MNKKLFLLDGMALMYRAHFALSKNPRFTSTGINTSAVMGFTNTLLDVLKKEKPTHIAVVFDTEAPTERHTSFEAYKAHRQAMPEDLAAAMPYVIKLITGFNIPVITSDGYEADDIIGTLAKKAELKGYQVYCMTPDKDFAQLVSENIFIYKPARMGNDMEILGVKEILAKWEIENVLQVIDILGLWGDAVDNIPGIPGIGEKTAKALIKQYGSMENIIANSHELKGKQRENVENFAEQGLISKKLATILLDVPVELDEASLELCDPSRDLLEPLFTELEFRTLGRRVFGDEFSVTTARFQEGTQTDLFGNQSGEAIQYTNTLEEEPAEKLPAKTIENTEHDYQLIDTAEQRADLIKLLLAEKRISFDTETTGTDANMADLVGLSFSIKPGTGYYIPVPAEREEAQLIVDEFRVVLENEAIEKIGQNTKYDILVLKWYGIQVQGKLFDTMLAHYLIDPDTRHGMDVLSENYLGYSPISITKLIGAKGKNQGTMRDVPVIDVVDYAAEDADVTLQLAHIFEPKLKELNAAKLAEEIENPLVYVLADIEKEGVRIDIETLQAYSKELETEIVKFEQNVYDKAGIKFNLASPKQLGEVLFDKLQLDPKAKKTKTGQYQTGEDVLMALASKSDIVQDILDFRQLQKLKSTYVDALPLMVNPKTGRVHTSYNQAVAATGRLSSNNPNLQNIPIRTERGREVRKAFIARDENHILLSADYSQIELRIIAEISKEENMLDAFSKGIDIHTATAAKVYGVSIEEVDGTQRRNAKAVNFGIIYGQSAFGLSQNLGIPRKEAAEIIEQYFAQYPGIKRYMSDTMNFARENGFVETIMGRRRYLRDINSANQTVRGFAERNAINAPIQGSAADMIKIAMINIHKEMKVQNLQSTMTMQVHDELVFDVVRSEKEVMKAIIQDKMANAIKLTVPIVVEIGEGDNWLAAH, from the coding sequence ATGAATAAAAAACTCTTTCTCCTAGACGGTATGGCGCTAATGTACAGGGCGCATTTTGCATTAAGTAAAAACCCGCGTTTTACGTCAACAGGTATCAATACATCGGCAGTAATGGGCTTTACCAATACTTTATTAGATGTTTTGAAGAAAGAAAAACCAACACATATTGCAGTGGTTTTTGATACTGAAGCACCAACAGAAAGACATACCTCCTTCGAAGCTTATAAAGCACACCGTCAGGCCATGCCTGAGGATCTGGCTGCTGCAATGCCTTATGTGATTAAATTAATTACCGGTTTTAATATTCCTGTGATCACTTCTGATGGTTATGAGGCTGATGATATTATTGGTACACTGGCCAAAAAAGCAGAACTAAAGGGTTATCAGGTCTACTGCATGACACCGGATAAAGATTTTGCACAATTGGTTTCAGAAAATATTTTTATCTACAAACCTGCCCGTATGGGTAACGATATGGAAATATTGGGCGTAAAGGAAATATTGGCCAAATGGGAGATCGAAAATGTATTGCAGGTAATCGATATTTTAGGTTTGTGGGGCGATGCCGTTGATAATATCCCGGGTATCCCTGGTATTGGAGAGAAAACGGCAAAAGCTTTGATCAAACAATATGGTTCAATGGAGAACATTATTGCCAACTCACACGAATTAAAAGGCAAACAACGCGAAAACGTAGAAAACTTTGCAGAACAAGGACTGATCTCCAAAAAACTGGCGACTATCTTATTGGATGTTCCCGTTGAACTTGATGAGGCCAGCCTGGAACTTTGCGATCCGAGCCGCGACTTGCTGGAACCATTATTCACAGAATTAGAATTCAGAACTTTAGGCCGAAGGGTATTTGGAGATGAATTTTCGGTTACCACGGCACGTTTTCAGGAAGGTACCCAAACCGATCTTTTTGGCAATCAATCGGGAGAGGCCATACAATATACCAATACACTTGAGGAGGAACCGGCAGAAAAACTTCCGGCCAAAACCATCGAAAATACGGAACACGATTACCAATTAATTGATACTGCTGAGCAGCGTGCCGATTTAATTAAATTATTACTTGCCGAAAAACGGATCTCGTTTGATACCGAAACCACCGGCACTGATGCAAACATGGCCGATTTAGTGGGTTTATCATTCTCGATAAAACCCGGCACAGGTTATTATATCCCTGTTCCTGCAGAAAGGGAAGAAGCGCAGCTTATTGTTGACGAATTTAGGGTGGTATTGGAAAATGAGGCCATCGAAAAAATCGGTCAGAATACCAAATACGATATACTGGTGTTAAAGTGGTATGGCATTCAGGTACAAGGTAAACTTTTCGATACGATGCTGGCCCACTACTTAATCGATCCTGATACCCGCCATGGTATGGATGTGTTGTCAGAAAATTACCTGGGTTATTCGCCAATTTCGATAACCAAACTAATCGGTGCAAAAGGCAAAAACCAGGGCACCATGCGTGATGTGCCGGTAATTGATGTGGTTGATTATGCCGCTGAAGACGCCGATGTTACCTTACAGTTAGCCCACATTTTTGAGCCAAAATTAAAAGAATTAAATGCCGCCAAACTGGCCGAAGAAATTGAAAATCCTTTGGTTTATGTATTGGCCGATATTGAAAAAGAAGGTGTACGCATTGATATCGAAACCTTACAGGCTTACTCTAAAGAGCTTGAAACTGAAATCGTCAAATTCGAACAGAATGTTTACGATAAAGCCGGGATTAAATTTAACCTGGCCTCGCCAAAACAGTTAGGTGAGGTGCTGTTTGATAAACTTCAGCTTGACCCGAAAGCCAAAAAGACCAAAACAGGTCAGTACCAGACCGGAGAAGACGTTTTAATGGCTTTAGCAAGTAAAAGTGATATTGTACAGGATATTTTAGATTTCCGCCAGTTACAGAAGCTTAAATCAACCTATGTGGATGCTTTACCATTAATGGTTAACCCGAAAACTGGTAGGGTACACACTTCTTACAACCAGGCCGTAGCTGCTACCGGCAGGTTGAGTTCTAACAATCCGAATTTACAGAACATCCCGATCCGTACCGAACGTGGCAGGGAGGTCCGTAAAGCCTTTATTGCAAGAGATGAAAACCATATCCTGTTATCAGCCGATTATTCTCAGATTGAACTTCGCATTATCGCGGAAATCAGTAAAGAGGAAAATATGCTTGATGCATTTAGCAAAGGGATTGATATCCACACGGCTACGGCAGCTAAAGTATATGGCGTAAGCATTGAAGAGGTAGATGGAACCCAGCGTAGAAATGCAAAAGCAGTTAACTTTGGTATTATTTACGGTCAATCGGCTTTTGGTTTATCTCAGAACCTGGGTATTCCACGTAAAGAGGCGGCAGAAATTATCGAACAATATTTTGCGCAATACCCAGGCATTAAACGGTACATGAGCGATACCATGAATTTTGCGCGGGAGAATGGATTTGTAGAAACGATAATGGGCAGAAGACGCTATTTAAGAGACATTAACTCGGCCAACCAAACGGTAAGGGGTTTTGCAGAACGAAATGCGATTAACGCGCCTATACAGGGCTCTGCTGCCGATATGATTAAGATTGCCATGATCAATATCCATAAAGAAATGAAAGTGCAGAATTTGCAATCAACCATGACCATGCAGGTGCATGATGAGTTGGTGTTTGATGTAGTCCGTTCAGAAAAAGAAGTGATGAAAGCCATCATTCAGGATAAAATGGCCAATGCCATTAAATTAACGGTGCCTATTGTAGTAGAAATTGGAGAGGGCGATAACTGGCTGGCTGCACACTAA
- a CDS encoding energy transducer TonB translates to MAQKSDTLITYNFGDNYYKATAKAAESYKVYKKDSLWIRKTFNGKQALTKTEIFSDKKLKTLNGEYLEYEDGKVSLKGFYLNNKKTGLWTSFDADDKPKETKTFKEDELNGPYTSYWKDGSPKTSGNYTDDKKTGEWKINYENGKLALKELYDARNKVTDSTYLDIDGDPVAKADITTEPSFPGGMKKFYMYLGKSIRYPLEARNSKAQGKVYLSFLVSSTGKIEGIKVISAPHISLAEEAIKVMEQSPDWIPATLFGKPVTVPYNININFTIN, encoded by the coding sequence ATGGCGCAAAAGAGCGATACACTAATTACTTATAACTTTGGCGACAATTATTATAAAGCTACTGCTAAAGCGGCAGAAAGCTATAAAGTTTACAAAAAGGACAGTCTTTGGATCAGAAAAACTTTTAACGGCAAACAGGCTTTAACTAAAACGGAGATCTTTAGCGATAAAAAACTAAAAACATTAAACGGCGAATATCTTGAATATGAAGATGGAAAAGTTTCATTAAAAGGATTTTACCTGAATAACAAAAAGACAGGCCTTTGGACAAGTTTTGATGCTGATGATAAGCCAAAGGAAACCAAAACATTTAAGGAAGATGAGCTCAACGGGCCTTACACCAGCTATTGGAAAGATGGCAGCCCAAAAACAAGTGGAAACTATACCGATGATAAGAAAACCGGTGAGTGGAAGATCAATTACGAAAACGGTAAGCTTGCACTTAAAGAGTTATATGATGCCAGAAATAAAGTAACGGATAGTACCTACCTGGATATAGATGGGGATCCGGTTGCCAAAGCCGATATTACAACCGAACCATCATTCCCTGGCGGCATGAAAAAGTTTTATATGTATCTCGGTAAAAGTATCCGGTATCCGCTTGAAGCCCGGAACAGTAAGGCCCAGGGAAAAGTTTACTTATCATTTCTGGTAAGTAGCACGGGCAAAATAGAAGGGATTAAAGTAATTTCTGCACCTCACATCAGCTTAGCTGAAGAAGCCATTAAGGTAATGGAACAATCTCCAGACTGGATTCCGGCTACCTTGTTCGGAAAACCGGTCACCGTGCCTTACAACATCAATATTAACTTTACGATAAATTAG